Proteins encoded together in one Canis lupus dingo isolate Sandy chromosome 34, ASM325472v2, whole genome shotgun sequence window:
- the PSMD2 gene encoding 26S proteasome non-ATPase regulatory subunit 2 codes for MEEGGRDKAPLQPQQPPATAPGSADEKPSGKERRDASDKDKEQELSEEDKQLQDELEMLVERLGEKDTSLYRPALEELRRQIRSSTTSMTSVPKPLKFLRPHYGKLKEIYENMAPGENKRFAADIISVLAMTMSGERECLKYRLVGSQEELASWGHEYVRHLAGEVAKEWQELDDAEKSQREPLLTLVKEIVPYNMAHNAEHEACDLLMEIEQVDMLEKDIDENAYAKVCLYLTSCVNYVPEPENSALLRCALGVFRKFSRFPEALRLALMLNDMELVEDIFTSCKDVVVQKQMAFMLGRHGVFLELSEDVEEYEDLTEIMSNVQLNSNFLALARELDIMEPKVPDDIYKTHLENNRFGGSGSQVDSARMNLASSFVNGFVNAAFGQDKLLTDDGNKWLYKNKDHGMLSAAASLGMILLWDVDGGLTQIDKYLYSSEDYIKSGALLACGIVNSGVRNECDPALALLSDYVLHNSNTMRLGSIFGLGLAYAGSNREDVLTLLLPVMGDSKSSMEVAGVTALACGMIAVGSCNGDVTSTILQTIMEKSETELKDTYARWLPLGLGLNHLGKGEAIEAILAALEVVSEPFRSFANTLVDVCAYAGSGNVLKVQQLLHICSEHFDSKEKEEDKDKKEKKDKDKKEAPADMGAHQGVAVLGIALIAMGEEIGAEMALRTFGHLLRYGEPTLRRAVPLALALISVSNPRLNILDTLSKFSHDADPEVSYNSIFAMGMVGSGTNNARLAAMLRQLAQYHAKDPNNLFMVRLAQGLTHLGKGTLTLCPYHSDRQLMSQVAVAGLLTVLVSFLDVRNIILGKSHYVLYGLVAAMQPRMLVTFDEELRPLPVSVRVGQAVDVVGQAGKPKTITGFQTHTTPVLLAHGERAELATEEFLPVTPILEGFVILRKNPNYDL; via the exons ATGGAGGAGGGTGGACGGGATAAGGCTCCGCTGCAGCCTCAGCAACCCCCAGCGACCGCCCCGGGCAGTGCGGACGAGAAGCCGAGCGGCAAGGAACGGCGGGATGCAAGCGACAAGGACAAAGAACAGGAGCTG TCTGAGGAGGACAAACAACTGCAGGATGAACTGGAGATGCTTGTGGAACGGCTAGGG GAGAAGGACACATCCCTGTACCGACCAGCCCTGGAGGAACTGCGGAGGCAAATTCGATCTTCTACAACTTCCATGACTTCAGTACCCAAGCCTCTCAAATTTTTGCGTCCACACTATGGCAAACTGAAGGAAATCTATGAGAACATGGCCCCCGGGGAGAATAAG CGTTTTGCTGCTGACATCATCTCTGTTTTGGCCATGACCATGAGTGGGGAACGTGAGTGCCTCAAGTATCGACTGGTCGGCTCCCAGGAGGAATTGGCATCATGGGGTCATGAGTATGTCAG GCATCTCGCAGGGGAAGTGGCCAAGGAGTGGCAGGAGCTAGATGATGCGGAAAAATCACAACGGGAACCACTGTTGACCTTGGTGAAGGAGATTGTCCCCTACAACATGGCCCACAATGCAGAGCATGAGGCCTGTGACCTGCTCATGGAAATTGAGCAGGTGGATATGCTGGAGAAGGACATCGATGAGAATGCATATGCAAAGGTCTGCCTCTATCTTACCAG tTGTGTGAATTACGTGCCCGAGCCTGAGAATTCTGCCCTACTACGTTGCGCGTTGGGCGTGTTCCGAAAGTTCAGTCGCTTTCCTGAAGCTCTGAGATTGGCATTGATGCTCAATGACATGGAGCTAGTAGAAGACATCTTCACCTCCTGCAAGGATGT GGTAGTACAGAAGCAGATGGCATTCATGCTTGGCCGGCACGGTGTGTTCCTGGAGCTCAGTGAAGATGTGGAGGAGTATGAGGACCTGACAGAGATCATGTCCAATGTGCAGCTCAACAGCAACTTCTTGGCATTAGCTCGGGAG CTGGACATCATGGAGCCCAAGGTGCCTGATGACATCTATAAAACCCACCTGGAGAACAATA GGTTTGGGGGTAGTGGCTCTCAAGTGGACTCTGCCCGCATGAACCTGGCCTCTTCTTTTGTGAATGGCTTTGTGAACGCAGCTTTTGGCCAGGACAAGTTGCTGACTGATGATGGCAACAAATGGCTTTACAAGAACAAAGACCATG GAATGTTGAGCGCAGCTGCATCTCTTGGCATGATTCTGTTGTGGGATGTGGATGGTGGCCTCACCCAGATTGACAAGTACTTGTACTCCTCTGAGGACTACATCAAG TCAGGAGCCCTTCTGGCCTGTGGCATAGTGAACTCTGGGGTCCGGAATGAGTGTGACCCTGCTCTGGCACTGCTCTCAGACTATGTTCTTCACAACAGCAACACTATGAGACTTGGTTCCATCTTTGG GCTAGGCTTGGCTTATGCTGGCTCCAATCGTGAAGATGTTCTAACACTGCTGCTCCCTGTGATGGGAGATTCCAAGTCTAGTATGGAG GTGGCAGGTGTGACAGCTTTAGCCTGTGGAATGATAGCAGTAGGATCCTGCAATGGAGATGTCACTTCCACTATCCTTCAGACCATCATGGAAAAGTCAGAGACTGAGCTCAAGGACACCTATGCTCGTTGGCTTCCTCTTGGACTGGGCCTCAACCACCTGG GCAAGGGTGAGGCCATCGAAGCAATCCTGGCAGCGCTAGAAGTTGTGTCCGAGCCATTCCGCAGTTTTGCCAACACATTAGTAGATGTGTGTGCCTATGCAG GCTCTGGGAATGTGCTGAAGGTACAGCAGCTGCTCCATATTTGTAGTGAACACTTTGACTccaaggaaaaagaggaagacaaggacaagaaggaaaagaaggataaggacaagaaggaagcccctgcggACATGGGAGCACATCAG GGAGTGGCTGTGCTGGGGATTGCCCTTATTGCTATGGGGGAGGAAATTGGTGCAGAGATGGCTCTACGAACCTTTGGCCACTTG CTGAGATATGGGGAGCCTACCCTCCGAAGGGCTGTGCCTTTAGCACTGGCCTTAATCTCTGTTTCAAATCCACGACTCAACATCCTGGATACCCTAAGCAAATTCTCTCATGATGCTGATCCAGAAGTTTCCTACAACTCCATCTTTGCCATGGGGATGGTGGGTAGTG GTACCAATAACGCCCGTCTGGCTGCAATGCTGCGCCAGTTAGCCCAGTATCATGCCAAGGACCCCAACAACCTCTTCATGGTGCGCTTGGCACAG ggctTGACACATTTAGGGAAGGGCACACTCACCCTGTGTCCCTACCACAGTGATCGGCAGCTAATGAGTCAAGTGGCCGTGGCTGGACTACTCACTGTGCTTGTCTCTTTCCTGGATGTCCGTAACA TCATCCTCGGCAAATCGCACTATGTATTGTATGGGCTGGTGGCTGCCATGCAGCCCCGGATGCTGGTTACATTCGATGAGGAGTTGCGGCCATTACCCGTGTCTGTCCGCGTGGGCCAG GCAGTGGATGTGGTGGGCCAGGCCGGCAAGCCTAAGACTATCACGGGGTTCCAGACACACACAACCCCAGTGTTGTTGGCCCACGGGGAGAGGGCAGAACTGGCCACTGAGGAGTTTCTTCCTGTCACCCCCATTCTGGAAGGTTTTGTTATCCTTCGGAAGAACCCGAACTATGACCTCTAA